The Toxoplasma gondii ME49 chromosome XI, whole genome shotgun sequence region GCTCGTCGGCTACTCTCTGGAGACTCTTTTTTCAGAGTCTCTGGATGCGAGACCTCAGCTTCGCAGGTGACTTCTTCTTCtaaaagcgagaggaaccGTGCATCCGGCGAGAGCAGCTCTGTCGCAGGTCGTGCCTGatgtctttctgctttcaAGGATTTCACAGTCTACTTTGTCTAGGCAGAAAACTCTAGCATTTCGGGAGCGCGGAAGGCATCCCCGTTATCTGAGAAGAACAGGGAGGAGATCTGCGCATTCGCGAGAGACTCACCAGATTCGAGGCGGCCAGAAAAAGTCACGAAAGCCATGGCAGTCCAGTGATCTTACGGTGCTGCTCGAACGAGAACAGGATATCTTCCATTTTTCTCTATCAGAAACTTCACACGTTGCCAGACAAGAAACTCGAGGAGCCCCATTCGAGctatacacacacagacgcacCACAGTTGCAAGTCGGTTTGTACAAACTGGTAAATCAGAGACCACGCAAAGGGTCTAACTAGAAGATAGcatctccttgttctctgccGCTGCGTCATATAGTGATGCTCGAAATCCAGTGGAATTTCACAAAGCGACTTTCTGGGCTCGTGCGTAGGATTCTCGAGTGCAGTCGCGCGATCGCGTCTAGTGTTCTTGCGCACCCTCAGTGAAAACGTTTTTCTACTGTCTCTGGCTTGGGAGGTCGAGAACTCTCCAGTACACAGAGAACGAACTGCTTTTCGAAGGGAGCAACCGGGCGCTGTTGAGTGTCGCTTGCGTTTCACGTCAACCGGGTGAGGGACTGATTTTTCCTGGAGAAATTCCGGCAGAAAAAATAGACTTTCTGGAACACGAAAAAGACACGGACGAGTCACGTTCCGGGCCTTGTTCAGAAAGCTACAGTCTGTTTCGGGAAGCAAGGCGCTTGAGGCCTTCCCAAAAACAGTCAAAAAAACTCCACCCCTCTCAGAAGACTCGACAGCAGTGAACAGTTGTAGGCCTTTGCgcggagaacaagagaaatcGACTGTTCGGTTTTTCTTGTAGCGATCGAGAGAGCTCCACTTTTTTCAGGCGCTTCTCGGAAACCACAGAGAAATCGACTTTCGCGCAACTCTCCTACGACCGAGGGGAACCTACTTTTTTCCAGCTTGTGGAGCGTGAAACAGACATCCACTTTCGAGGCCAAGATCACAAAGAACGTATAGCCTGAAAATGCTTCGATGGTTGGTCTGCAGCCCTCAGCCAcacgaacgcatgcagaggaggcTGGCGCACATGCAGTTTGGAAATAAATTCTGTTTTTACCGCCGAGAGGCAAAGAGCAAGTGAAAGACTCTGAGGGGTCTGGTTCTGGAATTCCTTTCATATCTGTATTCACACATTTACCGGCTTCACGAAACACACACAATGAAGCACTGTGGGTCGGTGTACGCACACCGGGGGCTCACCGTGTGAGCCGCGCGCCAAGAAGGGCGTGAATGAGAATTTTTCAAACAGaatcgtttcctcttttgctTCGTCTATCTCCAATCTTTTCTCGAGAAGGGTGGAACTTTGCGTATTCGGAAAcctgctctcttctcagcATGGCTTCGAGAGTTGCAGACACCGCAGGCCGGAAGAGCCTCGCGCGTCcatgcttttctctccgatTTTCTGCACATCccttccctctttcctcttatcctctttcgtctccacaAGTTTTTCCGCCCTctcactgcatgcgaggTGCACCGTCTTCAGCTGACGCTTCACACTCGAAAACGGACGAAAGAGCAAGTGCCAGAGCCTCTCTCCGGCCcccctcctcttcgtcttcttcttctctttcttattcttctgtgttttctaCTTCTTTGTCCACTGCCTCTGTGCAGATATCTCCGCATGcattcgcttctctctctgtcgaagtCTCCAGTGAATCTGGagttccgttttcctctgtacGGACGCCTCTTTTTGGCGTCGACCAGAGATGCAAAGAGAATCAGACGCGACAAAAGAAGCGTCTCGAAATGCATCTTTCCGTCGTTCAGAGAAGCGGTTCTTCGAGAGGCTTCGCTTCACACTGGATgtgcggtgtatgtacaccccgtGTAGATAGCTGGCGGTCGGGCTGCGAGCctcgctgtcgcttccttggttcttcttcctctctgtcggcgaaagaggaagaggtatcctctgtttcttcgtcgtctgcttcttcgtcttcttctgcacctTCAGACAGGTTCCGCTCTGCAGTTCACAGAGAAATGATTGTGGCGATGACGAGAACGCACTTGCAGAATCTTCTTCTCAAACGCTTCGGTAAACagttctgcctctgctttccctctgtgtcctctgcttcgcgctTTGTGTGTTGCGCGTCTCCACTAAGAAAACGAGCTCTGCctcttgcctgtctcctctcgattcctctctgtctcttctcgttgctctcctcccctgtctcgctctctgtaCCTGTCATTCTCGgactctgcgtttcttctgggcGTTCTCGCGAGACCCGTCTCCCCTTAACCTCTTTCCTGCtacttctcttctcctctctccgtcttcttccgtcctgtcggcctcctcgtctctgccccGAGCGCGAAGGCGCTGGCGCTGAAGAGCACAGGCGCAGAAGGTCGAAGGGCGATCTGCGGAGTGACGCAGTCTTGCAGATGCATCCCAGCCGCGCGGATCGTTTTTTCCTCCCGCTCAGTTTGTGTCGCTCCCCCCCTGACGAGGATCCGCGTCCGGAAGGCCTTGACTTGAAGATGCGCGCGCGTTGGtgcctgctttctctctgtgtgcagGGACGTTCAAGACGCAGGAGTGCCGCATTCTAGCGAGTCCAGCGTTTTCGGCGGTTGTGCTCAAGGCCTGGGCGTCTGCGGTGGTCGACGCGAATCTCCGGTTAGATGGAGAAGGCGCCATGCGGCTCGCGTacgcgtcgcctcctccagCCGTGCTCTCCGATCCGAAAGTCAAAGAGCTCGTCGCGTCGGATCCCGAGGCGGCGTGGATGCTGAAGAAGCTCTCCTGTCAGAGCGTcgcgtccttcgcctcttcgctgcctcgggaggaggaggcgttgGAGGAAGTCGTCCGCGTGAAGCAGAAAGACAACGTTCCGCAGCCTCACTTTCCATCTGTGCTGAAAATGGATCATCCCCAGTTCCCGTACGAGCCGCACGAACTGGAGAAAATGCGAGACCTCTACGGCGTCCTCCTCAAATGGCCATACAGAGAGCAGGGGCAAGTCGCAAGCGTCGCGGCGCGACGAGCAAGCTTGGAGAGCAAGCGCGAAGAACGCTTGCGGAAGGGAGAAGtcacagaagaagcaacgcaAGAGGACGAAACAGAGGTAGCGGGTCAACTGAAAGTGACCACAGGGTGCAGCGACAGCTACGTCTACGCACCGAGTGAAATGGAGACCGGCCTGTACAGAGAACACTGAGCCGAGACGAGTCGAcgacgtttcttctttgcggTGCCAGTCGTTCTCGATGCTCTGAATCAGGACGAGAGGCCGAtgaggcgaggaaagacagcgacacgtctggagagagagagagagaccccCGTAACTCTGTGGAGGACCGATGACACTTCAGCCAAAAGGACTCAAAAAAACTCCAAGGTGAATTTCAATTCAGAGCACAGCAGTAAAAGCTCTCGTACGCAGCGAGCTGAACAGACACAAGGCTGTTGACGAAGACGCCTGGCTTCGTGCGCCCCGCAAAAGGgcggcagaaaagaaaaaaataAATAAGAGCGAAAGGTAAAAAACCGACGCAAaacgcagctgcatgcatgccgtGACATCTGCTTTCCCTGAACGTCTCTGTGCCTCAAAAAGTGGAAGC contains the following coding sequences:
- a CDS encoding hypothetical protein (encoded by transcript TGME49_309390), whose product is MRIFQTESFPLLLRLSPIFSREGWNFAYSETCSLLSMASRVADTAGRKSLARPCFSLRFSAHPFPLSSYPLSSPQVFPPSHCMRGAPSSADASHSKTDERASARASLRPPSSSSSSSLSYSSVFSTSLSTASVQISPHAFASLSVEVSSESGVPFSSVRTPLFGVDQRCKENQTRQKKRLEMHLSVVQRSGSSRGFASHWMCGVCTPRVDSWRSGCEPRCRFLGSSSSLSAKEEEVSSVSSSSASSSSSAPSDRFRSAVHREMIVAMTRTHLQNLLLKRFGTFKTQECRILASPAFSAVVLKAWASAVVDANLRLDGEGAMRLAYASPPPAVLSDPKVKELVASDPEAAWMLKKLSCQSVASFASSLPREEEALEEVVRVKQKDNVPQPHFPSVLKMDHPQFPYEPHELEKMRDLYGVLLKWPYREQGQVASVAARRASLESKREERLRKGEVTEEATQEDETEVAGQLKVTTGCSDSYVYAPSEMETGLYREH